The window TTTGTATCAAGTGGGGAGCAACAGAATGAATGTACAAGCAAACATACCAGCGGGCCATCGAGTTAATGCTGCTGGTCATTTAGTGCCGGAAGATCTGATTTCTCCGGTGGACAAACTGCGTGATGACGTTGTGCGCGACATCATCGCCAAAGCCATTGAACAGCGTAACCAGTTGGCAGCATTCAAGCTGCAATCAATGCAACAAATTACGGATTTCTGCGACCTGTCAGCGGCTGAATATGGTGTTGAATGGGGCGGGCAGAAAGGCAACGTCACGCTGATGTCATTTGATGGCCGCTACAAGTTGATCCGTGCTGTTGGGGAGCACCGTGTTTTTGATGAACGCATACAAACAGCAAAAAAACTGATTGATGATTGCATCGCTAAGTGGTCCGAAGGCGCTCAGTCAGAGCTGAAGGCGTTAGTTGAACATGCGTTTCGCGTTAGCAAACAGGGGCATATTGATGTGAATCAGGTGTTGTCTCTGCGTCAGATCAGCATTGATGACCCGGATTGGAAGGCTGCGATGGATGCTATTGCTGATGCCATTCAGATCACCGGAACTAGCCAATATCTGCGGATGTATGAGCGCCAAGGTGATGGGAAGTATCAGCAAATCCCACTCGATTCGGCAAAGGTGTAAATGCGAAACAGGCCCCAGTGGTGTGGGGCCTGTCTGCCGGAGGTGGTGCTCCGGTACTGATGAGCAGCCTAGCAAGCAGTCAAAAAGTACGAGGTGATTATGGAGTCATTAACGAAAAAAGAGAAGATTGCACAGTATCTGTTATCACAAAACAAGTGGATGAGTGCAGTGGAAATAGCGGAAGGCTTGGGTATTGAAAGAGACTTAGTTCATTCCGCAATGCCTAGTGTCATGCGTGAAAAACGATACATCACAGAAAGTGAGTTCGTGCCACGTAAAGCGGCAAAAGGCCCTTCAGAAATAAAAATGTATCGCATATCAGCTATTACGGATATCGAAACTAAGGATGCTAAGAAGAAGGACGTTAAGACGGATGAGCGTGAGCAGAAAAAAGAAGAGACTCCGCAAATTCGCTGGATAACTGATCCTGTTTTAGTTCGCATGCGTCTGCGTGATTTTCTTGCTGTCAGATCGGGGGCGTCATTATGGCCAGCGATGAATTGATGGCGCTGTATTTCAAGCTAGAGCAATGGCATGAACAGCGGAGCGATAAGCTCAAATCTATTATCAACGAAAAAGCTGATATTAAATTTCAAGCACCATCTGGTGAGGTTGTTGATCTGAATAAACACGATGCAGTGATGTTCCGTATGGGGGTGCAGGTTGCATTAAGTTTCTTTGAGAAACTCCCCATCAAGCTGAAAGGTGCATTGCCGGAGGTGAGTTGTGAGTAATCAGAGAATTTTAGACAAAATCAAAAAACTCATGGCATTGGCGAACAGCGGCAACCCACATGAAGCAGCCAATGCAATGCGTAAAGCTCAGGCGTTGATGAAAGAGTATCAACTATCACAGTCAGATGTTGAGTTAAGTTCAATTGCAAAATACGGCGCAAAAATGGCGAACAAAAGCATTAAACAACCTAAGTGGAGCTTAATGCTAACTACTGTAATTTGCCGTGCTTTTGGTGTTGAAGCTTATGCGAGTTACGACATTTTTGGTGGCGCTAGTTGCAATTTTATCGGCCTGAGCACCAATGTTGAAATAGCTGCATATTGCTACACAGTTTTAGCAAGACAGTTGCTGAAAGCGCGCCGTGAGTACGCAACTAGCTTGAATAAACGATTAAAGGCCAGCACAAAGACAACACGTTCTGATTTGTTTTGTGAAGGTTGGGTTCGTGGTGTTTATCAGCAGGTAACCGACTTATCACCCAATGAAAAAGAGCGTGAATTAATTCGATTGTTTAAAGAACAAAAAATACCAAATCTTGAAACGGGTAAGGTTCGTGAGGCCAATGGAACATCCAGAGATAATGGCGCTATTGCTGAGGGGTATAAGGCTGGGCGACAAGTGCGATTAAATGCCGGTGTTTCAGGTAGTGAGCAGTTGAAGATCGGGAGTCATTAAACGATGACTGAAAAATTGTATAGCAAATTAACTAAAAAAGAATGTTTAGACTGGCTACAGCGTAATGACCCCGAATATGACTGGATGCGCCAAGGGTGTACTACATTAGAGCTACGAAATGTAATTGGTGACAACTTGCAGTCATTCGGTGTCATGGCTCAGGCTCAAGGCCTACGAGTTAGATTTTCACGTCGTGGCTGCGCTCAACATAGTTAAGGGTAAAGCGAAACAGCTTCTGGTGGTGCAGGGGCTGTCTGCCCGATGTGGTGATCGGGTACTGATGAGCAGCCTATTAAAATTTGTTATGTTTGAGTCTAATTAAATATCTGAGGATAAATGATGAAAAGATGCATCACATGTAAGCATTGGGGTAATGGGACATTTGATAAAAATGTCAGGTCAAAAACATGTGACTCACCAAAAATACTCCGGGGTTATAACGTTAAGGATGAAGACGTGCCAATTGATGGAGCTAATGTTGAAGAAGATGTTGGTTGGGGAATTGTTACTGGCCCACATTTTGGCTGTGTATTGCACGAAGACAAATAAGCGAAACCGTCTGAAATGACGGTCTGCCCGATGTGGTGATCGGGTACTGATGAGCAGCCACGCGTGTGTTGTTCTCCATCCGGAATCAAGGAGACAACCGAAATGCCTATTTCAAAAGATAAGTGGAAAGAAATCGAAGATGAGTTGAAGGGGTATTACCTGGTTAATGTGAAATTTAAACTTGGTAATGATGTCATTAGTATCGCCAGACAGCGCGAAACAGAAAGTAAAACCGTATTAGTCGTTTATATAAACGGAAAATATAGCCTTCAATGGCAGGATGAAAAGCATGAATTGTTTAATCCTCTTACTCATAAGGTATGGAAAAAAACATCCAAACGAATGATGAGCCAGCAAAAAATAGCTGCACTTAAGAAAAAATATGGGGTCAGAATGTTTAATCAGCTCTACAGCAAAAGAGAGCAAGAGGCAGTGATATCATATTTTATGCCATTTTTTTCTAGCTCAAGGTCGTTAGTTTCTCAATTTAAAAAGATTGATGGGCTTGAGTTTATAGGTGATGGCAATGATGCAAGCTAACAACCGGCAGCAGCTTATAAGGCTGATCCATGTGGCAAAACGTGAATTGAAACTCGACGATGTTTCTTATCGTCATGCACTAGCCGAGGCTGCGAACGGCAAAGACAGTAGCGCGAAGATGACCATCAAAGAGCTGGAGTCTGTTTTAGAACTGTTTAAGGCCGCTGGTTTTAAACGCAAATTAAACAATAAGCGTCGTCTCAGCCCGCCAGCAGGTTCACGAGTTAGAACGGCAGAGGCAGGCATGATTCGCGCTGTGTGGATCACCATGTTCAAGCAAGGATTTTTGCGTGATGGTAGCGAAACGGCACTGAACAGCTATGTGAAACGCATGACGGTAAAATTGAATAACGGAATTGGAGTTGATGAGGTGCAGTGGCTCAATGAGCATCTGGCTTATAAAGTGTTAGAAGCCCTGAAAAATTGGCATCGTCGTTTAATGCAGGATGCAATCAAAAAAGCTGGCCGGATACCGCCAGTTAATGAGCGAACGGGCAAGCCAGCTGGGTATGAGCAAACCTGTGCAGCATTTAAATTATTAACATAGCGATACTCCCCACGCTTACCTCGAATCCCGCCTTAGTGCGGGATTTTGTTTATAATGCGTTCACTGGCTGTATGTTTGATCAGTGAAAGGGGCCGAAATGAACGCACAACATGATTTATTTGCTCATGACAATGACTCGGTTAGCCAGTTATTAGATCAGATGGGGCAGATACCAACACCAGAGCTAAAGGCTAAATGGCCGAAAAGTCTGGCTGAATTGTGTGATGTTCTGGCTCATGAACTGGTTAGACAGAAACATGCCCAGCCAGAAGCGGGTTTATTGGCAGGTAAGTTGGCAGCAGCACTGGCGCATTATATGGGGGGGCGAGCTGTGTATTTGCCCACTGGAGACACGCTGTTTCAGGCTCTGCGCAATAACGCGATTTTTAATGAATGGAAGGGGGCAAATATTGATGACCTTTCACGTAAGTATGGTCTGAGTAACCCGCAAATTTACGCCATCATTGCTGAACAGCGAGTTCTGCATCGTAAGCGTCACCAGCCGGATATGTTCGAATAACCTGATCCGCGTCAAATGAACATCAAACCTCGCTTCGGCGGGGTTTCTTTTTTGTCCGTTCCCGCATAAAAATTACATGAATTTGCATGTGCTATGGGATGTTTAAGATGAAAATATCATGGATGGGTTTGTTTTTTCTGTCGCTGCAGGTGTCCGCTGGTCAAATTTATCAGTGTGGAGATACATTTCAGGATCGCCCATGTGCTGGAGGCCAGCCAGCAAAAGTAATTGGCAATTATGAGCAAGAGAAAATATCTGGTGATGATATAAAAGCCAGACAAGAGGAGCAGGCTAAATTAGAGGCCCAGACAGAAGCAGACAGTCAGGCTCGCTATGATGCCGAGGTTGCTGCAGCACAAAGGGCGCAGGATGCATCAGCCATCGATATGGGAAAGTCTGATGCAATAAAACAGCATCGGGTTATTGAAGGGCTAACCAAAAAAGAAGTAATTAAATCATGGGGTGATCCTGACCGGAAAAAACAAGTAACAACAAAATACGGCATGAGAGAGGAATGGACCTTCGTTAAGGATTGGGGGAATAAAGATTATGTTTATTTTGATGGAGATACGGTATCTGAAGTTTCATTAACACAGACCACGATTGAATAAACCCCTTATGTAACCCGCCATAAACCCGCCTCAATTAAGCCCCCGTTTACGCTGTCACTATCGAGCGTATCGGGGGCTTTTTTATGTTCCAGCAAGCAATGGATTTTTTGTTCTCAGCCGAAGGTGGCTATGGGAACGACACGGCAGACCGTGGTGGTGAAACCAAGTTCGGCATATCAGATAACCGCGATGGTCTGGCAGATGGCCTGACCGACGTTGATGGTAATGGTAAGCCAGACACTGCCATTAAACAGCTGACTAAACAGCAAGCAGAGAAGATTTATTATCGTGATTACTGGCTATCAGCTGGTTGCGATGAAATCGCTGTTGCTGCACCTAAACTGGCCATTGTGCTAATGGATGCGGCTGTAAATCATGGGGTTGGTACTGCTAAACGATTGCTGCAACGAGCAGCCAAGGTAAAAGAAGACGGGGTTATTGGCCCTAAAACCATTGGCGTAATTGCTTTGCGGGGTGACGTCCTTGCCGGGGTGATGCTTGATGTCCGGGAATCATATTATCGCGACATCGTAGAAAACAATGCTGCCCAAGGTCGGTTCTTTCGTGGCTGGATGAAACGTTTATCAGACCTCAGTCATTTCATTCTTTCTGTTCAGGTTGGTGCGTAATGCCAACCCCTGCTGACTATGTTGATCACTTTCATATTCCAGAGCTGAAAAGTCTGTATTACCCCGATTGTTTCAAGTCTGGGCGTAAGGCTCGATTTGCTTCCGAAGTTGCGGAGCCAATTCCGTTATATAGCCACGATGCAACCCGACAATCCATTTACACAAAAGGGTGGCGCAGCGTCAGTGATATCGACCTGCATCATCATCGTCATAAACAGAAGGAGCGGGAAAATGGAAACAAAAGATGTGCTTAAAACAGCGGCTTCAGTAGCAACAACGGCTAAAGAAGTTGCCAACGATATTGCTCAGGTAACGACTGCACTTACCGAAAATAAACCGTGGTATCAGTCCAAAACTATTTGGGGTGGTGTTATCGCAGTAAGCGCTGCAGTAGGCGGTGCATTTGGATTACACATTGATGCGTCTACACAAGCGGGGATCGTCGATGCCTGTGTGGTGTTAGGCGGTGGCGTGGGTGGGTTGTTGGCCATTGTTGGCCGTCTGATGGCTCAGCATAAGGTTGGTGGCTGATGTCTGATGTGGTTGATCGCGCTAATGATCTAGTTCAGCAGCGTATGGATGATGAAATGGCCCGTCGGCACCGGGATGCCGACAAGCCATTAGTGATCCATCGGGTTTGTGTCGATTGCGAACAGCAGATCCCTGCCGCCCGTCTTGCCTCAATTCAGTCTGCGAAACGGTGTGTTGAATGCCAAGTGTTATTTGAGGAGCAGGAGGCCATTCGTGGTGGACATCGTTAAAACCTATTGGCCTGTTTTTGCTGCGGTAGTTTCGTTTTTCTCATTAGTCATTCAGGCATTGCTGGCAAAAACCTATGCCAAACGAGATGACGTTAGCGGGTTGGCTACTCGCCTCAATATGGTTGAGCAGAAAGTGGCTGACTTACCCAGTGAGCGCGAACTACATAAGTTGCAGCTTGAAATCAGCGATCTCAGGGGGGCTTTACAAGCCGTCAGGCCGGAACTAGCCCAACTTCGCCGACTGAGTGATTTGCTGTTAGAAAATGAACTCAAGGAAAAATCATGATGAAAGAATTACTTGATGCCGACCAGCGCCTGGTGATGCTCCGCTCATTAATTGATGCGGGTGGCGAGGCGAACGAGTCAATTTTGCAAGATTGTCTGGATGTTTTTGGGCATCGGGTTAGCCGTGATCAGGTTCGTACTCATATCACCTGGTTAGCAGAACAGGGTCTGGTTGCTATCGAAAATGTCGGTAGTTACATGGTGGCCAATCTGACTGGCCGTGGACAGGATGTTGCAGAAGGTCGTTCTACTGTTCCTGGTGTTAAAAAGCCCCGGCCTCGTGGGTGAGCTATGCGGTTTTTATTTTGGGTCTTGGTGGTATTAGCTGTCGCAATACTTGGCATTCATCACATCGGTGATTATTTACACTCATTGTCTGGAGGTGTTTGTGGACGATAAACCAACTCGGGGCCGGGCCAATAAGGTTGATTTGCTGCCTGAGAATATCCGCTCACAACTTCATGAGATGCTGCGCGATAAACGAAACAATCAGCAAGATATTCGTGAAGCTATCAATGCATTAATTGATGAACACAATCTGCCTGATGATCTGAAATTATCCCGCTCTGGTCTCAACCGATATGCCACCAAAATTGAAGCGGTAGGTACTCATTTACGTGATATGCGTGAAATGACGACAGCTTTAACCGCCCAGCTTGGTGATAAACCGCAAGGTGAAACAACCAAGATCATTCTTGAGTTAGCCCGCAGCCAATTGTTTAAAGCCATGATGAAACAGGCCGAAGATCCGGAAGCGGAAGTTGATATCGATATGCTGAAAAATGCCATGTTGGCCGCGCAGCGTTTGGAGTCAACAGCGATGGCCAGCCACAAACGTGAAAAAGAGATCCGTCAGGCGTTTGCGGAAGAGGTTGCAGCTAAGGCGGAACAGATAGTGACTCAGGCCGGGTTAACACGCGAGACAGCGGAACATATTCGCCGTGAAATATTGGGGATCGCATAATGACCGCCTTCGCTCAGATATCCGATATTTATGACGAAAAAGAGGTACTGCTTCCTTATCAGCGCCGCTGGATGGCCGATGATTCACAATTAAAAATCGCTGAAAAAAGCCGGCGGACGGGGCTTACCTGGGCAGAAGCTGCTGATGCTGCGTTGACCTGTTCACTGCAGAAATCAGCGGGGGGCTGTCATCACTTTTATGTTGGCTCAAACAAAGAGATGGCGCGGGAATTTATCGACGCTGTTGCCATGTGGGCTAAAGCCTTTAATAAGGCTGCAGGAGAAATACAGGAAGAGGTTTTTGAGGATGAAGATAAATCCATTCTGACCTTTGTCGTCTATTTCTCAAGCGGCTTTAAAGTGCAGGCACTATCGAGTAACCCGTCAAACCTGCGTGGTATGCAAGGCAATGTCACCATCGACGAGGCCGCATTTCATGAGCGATTAGCCGAGGTGCTGAAAGCGGCAACGGCACTCACCATGTGGGGCGCCAAGATCCGGATTATCAGCACACACAATGGTGTTGATAACCTATTTAACCAGCTGGTTAATGATAGCCGGGCAGGCAAAAAAGATTACAGCGTTCACACGATCACGCTGGACGATGCTTGCCGTCAGGGGCTTTATCGTCGTATCTGCCAAATAAAAGGGACGAACTGGACCCAGCAGGCAGAAGACGAATGGAAGGCTGGTCTGTTAAAAGCCACCGCCACTGAAGAGGATGCACTGGAAGAGTATTTCTGCGTTCCTAAACAGGGTGGCGGTGTTTATATCAAGCGCACTTTAGTTGACCGAGCCATGGAGTCCGACATTCCAATTGTTCGTTTCACCGCACCGAAAGACTTTGAGCTGCAAAGTGATGAGCAACGCAAAGCGTATATCGATGACTGGTGTGCGGATAACTTGAAACCTTGGCTTGAACAATGTGACACAGCTTGCCGTCATGTGTTGGGTGAGGACTTTGCCCGCAAAGGCGACTTATCTGTTTTCACTCCGCTGGCGATTGCATCGAACCTGAGCAAGCGAACCCCCTTTGTTGTCGAATTGGCTAATGCCCCTTATGAGGCGCAACGTCAGATCTTGTTTTATTTGTTGGCTGGGTTGCCTCGTTTCAGCGCTGCATCGTTCGATGCTACCGGTAACGGCGGCTATCTGGCGGAAGCCGCTCGTCTGAAATACGGGGCCAGCATGATTGAATGCGTGATGCTGAATGACCCGTGGTATCGAGAGTGGATGCCAAAACTGAAAGCTGAATTTGAAGACGGTAATCTCACCATCCCTCGCCATGCTGATATTCAGGATGACTTAGGTCGCATTCAGGTTGTGAACGGTATTCCCAAAATTGATAAGGGACGAACAACTGGGCAAACGGGCCAGCAGCGGCACGGTGACTTTGCAGTTTCATTGGTTAT of the uncultured Tolumonas sp. genome contains:
- a CDS encoding DUF3164 family protein — encoded protein: MNVQANIPAGHRVNAAGHLVPEDLISPVDKLRDDVVRDIIAKAIEQRNQLAAFKLQSMQQITDFCDLSAAEYGVEWGGQKGNVTLMSFDGRYKLIRAVGEHRVFDERIQTAKKLIDDCIAKWSEGAQSELKALVEHAFRVSKQGHIDVNQVLSLRQISIDDPDWKAAMDAIADAIQITGTSQYLRMYERQGDGKYQQIPLDSAKV
- a CDS encoding DUF2786 domain-containing protein; this encodes MSNQRILDKIKKLMALANSGNPHEAANAMRKAQALMKEYQLSQSDVELSSIAKYGAKMANKSIKQPKWSLMLTTVICRAFGVEAYASYDIFGGASCNFIGLSTNVEIAAYCYTVLARQLLKARREYATSLNKRLKASTKTTRSDLFCEGWVRGVYQQVTDLSPNEKERELIRLFKEQKIPNLETGKVREANGTSRDNGAIAEGYKAGRQVRLNAGVSGSEQLKIGSH
- a CDS encoding regulatory protein GemA: MMQANNRQQLIRLIHVAKRELKLDDVSYRHALAEAANGKDSSAKMTIKELESVLELFKAAGFKRKLNNKRRLSPPAGSRVRTAEAGMIRAVWITMFKQGFLRDGSETALNSYVKRMTVKLNNGIGVDEVQWLNEHLAYKVLEALKNWHRRLMQDAIKKAGRIPPVNERTGKPAGYEQTCAAFKLLT
- a CDS encoding Mor transcription activator family protein; translation: MNAQHDLFAHDNDSVSQLLDQMGQIPTPELKAKWPKSLAELCDVLAHELVRQKHAQPEAGLLAGKLAAALAHYMGGRAVYLPTGDTLFQALRNNAIFNEWKGANIDDLSRKYGLSNPQIYAIIAEQRVLHRKRHQPDMFE
- a CDS encoding glycosyl hydrolase 108 family protein, whose product is MFQQAMDFLFSAEGGYGNDTADRGGETKFGISDNRDGLADGLTDVDGNGKPDTAIKQLTKQQAEKIYYRDYWLSAGCDEIAVAAPKLAIVLMDAAVNHGVGTAKRLLQRAAKVKEDGVIGPKTIGVIALRGDVLAGVMLDVRESYYRDIVENNAAQGRFFRGWMKRLSDLSHFILSVQVGA
- a CDS encoding TraR/DksA C4-type zinc finger protein is translated as MSDVVDRANDLVQQRMDDEMARRHRDADKPLVIHRVCVDCEQQIPAARLASIQSAKRCVECQVLFEEQEAIRGGHR
- a CDS encoding DUF2730 family protein, with product MVDIVKTYWPVFAAVVSFFSLVIQALLAKTYAKRDDVSGLATRLNMVEQKVADLPSERELHKLQLEISDLRGALQAVRPELAQLRRLSDLLLENELKEKS
- a CDS encoding ArsR family transcriptional regulator, which encodes MMMKELLDADQRLVMLRSLIDAGGEANESILQDCLDVFGHRVSRDQVRTHITWLAEQGLVAIENVGSYMVANLTGRGQDVAEGRSTVPGVKKPRPRG
- a CDS encoding DUF3486 family protein, translated to MDDKPTRGRANKVDLLPENIRSQLHEMLRDKRNNQQDIREAINALIDEHNLPDDLKLSRSGLNRYATKIEAVGTHLRDMREMTTALTAQLGDKPQGETTKIILELARSQLFKAMMKQAEDPEAEVDIDMLKNAMLAAQRLESTAMASHKREKEIRQAFAEEVAAKAEQIVTQAGLTRETAEHIRREILGIA
- a CDS encoding terminase family protein, which translates into the protein MTAFAQISDIYDEKEVLLPYQRRWMADDSQLKIAEKSRRTGLTWAEAADAALTCSLQKSAGGCHHFYVGSNKEMAREFIDAVAMWAKAFNKAAGEIQEEVFEDEDKSILTFVVYFSSGFKVQALSSNPSNLRGMQGNVTIDEAAFHERLAEVLKAATALTMWGAKIRIISTHNGVDNLFNQLVNDSRAGKKDYSVHTITLDDACRQGLYRRICQIKGTNWTQQAEDEWKAGLLKATATEEDALEEYFCVPKQGGGVYIKRTLVDRAMESDIPIVRFTAPKDFELQSDEQRKAYIDDWCADNLKPWLEQCDTACRHVLGEDFARKGDLSVFTPLAIASNLSKRTPFVVELANAPYEAQRQILFYLLAGLPRFSAASFDATGNGGYLAEAARLKYGASMIECVMLNDPWYREWMPKLKAEFEDGNLTIPRHADIQDDLGRIQVVNGIPKIDKGRTTGQTGQQRHGDFAVSLVMAIRASWMDGGAIEFMPLPGKREMHPGDDDNSHRYERGGW